Proteins found in one Triticum aestivum cultivar Chinese Spring chromosome 4D, IWGSC CS RefSeq v2.1, whole genome shotgun sequence genomic segment:
- the LOC123097371 gene encoding transmembrane protein 87B, which produces MNPQPLRLGALLAALVLAAGGGWWGRAEASIHTYGRESFREVGNAFLLSGGSEGIVADGADLAAPASSFIKFVNVTFWRNAESAESHAKMAHSTGLVQAILFEAADRDNIGGSAYGGQRSICCTPDLAKLEGCKQGEVIRRPSSDDPDWPVVVDTHFSANHLSVKLDDEEVHITKTGMYNLFFISCDPKVRGLAMSGKTIWRNPGGYLPGRMAPLMRFYVFMSLAYLLVMVVWFSNYIRFWRDILPIQNWITLVIALGLFEMTLWYFEYLNFNSSGVRPVGITTWVVTVGAIRKTISRLLILSISMGYGVVRPTLGGLTSKVLLLGLTYFLASELLDISENVGTINDISGKAKLFLVLPDAFLDAFLILWIFTSLSRTLEKLQARRSSVKLDIYRKFTNALAVSVIGSVVWIGYEVYFKATDPFSERWQSAWIITAFWDVLAFVLLIVICYLWAPSQSSQRYAYSGEAVDDEEESQSLTKGSDGDVGMVKIDKDRNAGVSSAFSLEDDEAEEDKRE; this is translated from the exons ATGAATCCCCAGCCCCTCCGCCTCGGCGCGCTCTTGGCGGCCCTCGTGCTTGCcgccggcggcgggtggtggggccgTGCGGAGGCGTCGATCCACACCTACGGCCGCGAGTCGTTCCGCGAGGTGGGCAACGCTTTCCTCCTCTCCGGCGGCAGCGAGGGCATCGTCGCCGACGGGGCCGATCTCGCCGCCCCcgcctcctccttcatcaa GTTTGTGAATGTTACTTTCTGGAGGAACGCAGAATCGGCAGAATCACATGCAAAAATGGCACATAGTACAGGCTTGGTGCAAGCTATTTTATTTGAAGCAGCTGACAGGGATAACATTGGGGGTTCTGCCTATGGTGGACAGAGGTCCATTTGTTGCACCCCTGACCTTGCTAAACTAGAGGGCTGCAAACAAGGTGAAGTAATCAGGAGGCCATCTTCTGATGATCCAGATTGGCCTGTCGTGGTAGATACACACTTCAGTGCTAATCACCTTTCAGTGAAGTTGGATGACGAGGAAGTTCACATTACAAAGACAGGCATGTACAACTTGTTCTTCATTTCTTGTGATCCAAAAGTAAGGGGCCTTGCTATGAGTGGGAAGACAATCTGGAGAAATCCTGGGGGGTACCTACCGGGACGAATGGCACCTCTGATGAGATTTTATGTTTTCATGTCGCTGGCTTATCTGTTAGTCATGGTTGTCTGGTTTAGCAATTACATAAGGTTTTGGAGAGATATACTGCCAATACAGAATTGGATCACACTAGTAATTGCTCTTGGACTGTTTGAGATGACACTATGGTACTTTGAGTACTTAAACTTCAACAGCAGCGGTGTACGACCTGTCGGAATTACAACTTGGGTTGTAACTGTTGGCGCTATCAGAAAAACAATTTCCCGTCTACTGATCCTTTCTATATCCATGGGATACGGTGTTGTTCGCCCAACTCTAGGAGGGCTCACCTCTAAGGTTTTACTCCTTGGGCTTACGTATTTCCTGGCTTCTGAATTACTGGATATTTCAGAAAATGTTGGAACAATTAATGACATTTCAGGCAAAGCAAAGCTTTTCCTTGTCCTTCCTGATGCATTTTTGGATGCTTTTCTCATACTTTGGATTTTCACTTCTCTTTCCCGCACTCTCGAGAAACTACAG GCAAGGAGGAGTTCTGTGAAATTGGATATATACAGAAAGTTTACAAATGCACTGGCGGTCTCTGTCATAGGTTCAGTTGTCTGGATTGGCTATGAG GTCTATTTCAAAGCAACAGATCCCTTTAGTGAGAGATGGCAGAGTGCTTGGATCATTACAGCCTTCTGGGACGTTCTTGCATTTGTTTTGCTTATTGTGATATGTTATTTGTGGGCACCTTCTCAAAGCTCACAAAG GTATGCATATTCAGGCGAAGCTGTCGACGATGAGGAGGAGTCTCAGTCTCTGACAAAGGGGTCTGATGGTGATGTAGGGATGGTAAAGATTGACAAAGACAGAAATGCTGGTGTTAGCAGTGCTTTCAGCTTGGAAGATGATGAGGCTGAAGAGGACAAAAGAGAATAG